The Acropora muricata isolate sample 2 unplaced genomic scaffold, ASM3666990v1 scaffold_703, whole genome shotgun sequence genome has a segment encoding these proteins:
- the LOC136906173 gene encoding uncharacterized protein: MNRHTSNRSDDLENECFQDSPPSSRQRSMRTPGVPQGQNRPRVLVARNRQESRLSVRRDLQFNSSSRESRGEETSPVFPLINCSPGQSGSQQVTRHSSMSCMTTPLDTPQQVSRPGELQRQLHGLQRQIATLSEKIDRLQDSTRSTTSTQGVKTSRTDEKLPRDMVACVHKIVAKLKEKDPPVEWTLDSNNSFNDDVNCEVSRMIKRGVQATSAFKEADPVLLECAIRTYFKTLKARRRRTEVSVRQSALPEVKNKQEESVVLARRNQRRHNKLKGRKTTLRQSAYSMAKKNKLQEVMKLEYMSHEESAFEDESDEESESQRLEKMVIRKFEWRSEELEREFRSLDRKANRARSERGRRMMVAREIGNFLPGSLHSFPKDAPSWALVEAVHQ, from the exons ATGAATCGCCACACTAGTAACCGATCAGATGATTTGGAAAATGAATGTTTCCAAGATTCCCCTCCAAGCTCGAGACAACGTTCCATGCGTACG CCCGGAGTTCCACAAGGCCAGAATCGTCCACGTGTTTTGGTGGCAAGAAATCGACAAGAAAGCCGCTTGTCAGTCCGTCGCGACCTTCAGTTTAATTCTTCTTCACGCGAGTCTCGTGGCGAAGAAACCTCTCCAGTTTTTCCTCTTATCAATTGCAGTCCAGGGCAATCTGGATCTCAACAGGTAACTAGACATTCTTCGATGAGTTGCATGACAACGCCATTAGATACACCGCAGCAAGTCTCTCGTCCCGGTGAACTTCAAAGACAGTTACATGGATTGCAGCGTCAGATCGCCACATTGAGCGAAAAAATTGACCGCCTTCAGGACTCTACGCGGTCTACGACATCTACACAAGGAGTGAAAACCAGCAGAACAGACGAAAAGCTTCCAAGGGATATGGTG GCATGTGTCCACAAAATTGTCGCCAAGTTGAAAGAAAAGGACCCACCTGTGGAGTGGACATTGGACTCTAACAATAG ttttaatgatGATGTCAACTGTGAAGTAAGCAGAATGATAAAGAGAGGTGTTCAGGCAACCTCAGCATTCAAAGAAGCTGATCCTGTGTTGTTGGAAT GTGCAATAAGAACCTATTTTAAGACACTTAAAGCAAGGAGGAGGAGAACCGAGGTCTCTGTAAGGCAATCAGCTTTACCTGAGGTTAAAAACAAACAGGAAGAAAGTGTTGTTCTAGCAAGGAGGAATCAAAGGCGACACAAC AAACTCAAGGGACGTAAAACAACCCTAAGACAGTCTGCTTACAGcatggcaaaaaaaaacaaactgcagGAAGTCATGAAATTAGAATACATGTCACACGAAGAGAGTGCTTTTGAGGATGAAAGTGATGAGGAAAGTGAAAGTCAAAGATTGGAAAAGATGGTTATCAGAAAGTTTGAGTGGAGAAGCGAGGAACTGGAACGTGAATTCAGAAGTCTAGATAGAAAAGCCAACAGGGCAAGAAGTGAAAGAGGCAGGAGAATGATGGTGGCAAGGGAAATAGGGAACTTTCTCCCTGGAAGCCTGCATTCTTTTCCAAAGGATGCACCTTCCTGGGCTTTAGTTGAGGCAGTGcatcagtaa